Proteins from a genomic interval of Treponema succinifaciens DSM 2489:
- a CDS encoding phenylalanine--tRNA ligase subunit alpha, whose protein sequence is MADLKTLIKNLHPLETKILLHYSLKDELTSTRLETELGYKEGHANQAFSWLAGKKLLAETSRTPHTYFELTDFGRKIFKDGFAEERIVSYLKENGPKRLPEIAVALGIENKDVGSAFGSLSKDNVLAMNAEKKAEYTGAPLPERFAVAKSLIKKASEAENCQLDAANLTKSEIEIMGGLTKKRGISETPFKTIERETVIYKLTEAFKGVADALKNSGITGNEIGEITPSMLASGEWKKGTFRGYNISIPPARIIPGRTNPYVQFLESVKDKLCSLGFQEFDGPLVETEFWNGDALFMPQFHAARDIHDVYRLKYPTHAKSIEEPYLSNVAAVHRNGGNTGSRGWNYNFDNEFTRRLIMRSQGTVLSAHQLHKAEIPGKYFGIARCFRYDKVDATHLSDFYQTEGIVLGEEVNLKTLLGFLEMFAVEIAGATDVKYVPGYFPFTEPSIEVHIKHPKLGWFELGGSGIFRPEVTKAMGVDVPVLAWGIGIDRMALMALGLNDLRELFCEDIEKVRLRKAKF, encoded by the coding sequence TTGGCAGACTTAAAAACTTTAATTAAAAATCTTCATCCGCTTGAAACAAAAATTCTTCTTCATTACAGCTTAAAAGACGAGCTTACTTCAACAAGGCTTGAAACTGAATTGGGATACAAGGAAGGTCACGCAAATCAGGCGTTCAGCTGGCTTGCCGGAAAAAAACTTTTGGCAGAAACTTCCCGCACTCCGCACACATATTTTGAACTTACAGATTTTGGCCGCAAGATTTTTAAAGACGGTTTTGCAGAAGAAAGAATCGTTTCTTATTTAAAGGAAAACGGTCCAAAACGTCTGCCAGAAATTGCAGTTGCACTTGGAATTGAAAACAAAGATGTAGGCTCGGCATTCGGTTCGCTTAGCAAAGACAATGTTCTTGCCATGAATGCAGAAAAAAAAGCCGAATATACAGGAGCGCCTCTTCCAGAAAGATTCGCAGTGGCAAAATCACTTATAAAAAAAGCCTCTGAAGCGGAAAACTGCCAGCTTGACGCCGCAAATCTTACAAAGTCCGAAATTGAAATAATGGGCGGACTTACAAAAAAACGCGGAATTTCAGAAACTCCATTTAAAACAATTGAACGCGAAACTGTAATTTATAAACTTACAGAAGCATTTAAAGGAGTTGCTGATGCGCTCAAGAATTCAGGAATCACAGGAAATGAAATTGGAGAAATAACTCCGTCAATGCTTGCTTCCGGTGAATGGAAAAAAGGAACTTTCCGCGGATACAATATTTCAATTCCGCCGGCACGAATAATTCCGGGGCGCACAAATCCTTACGTTCAGTTTTTAGAGTCAGTAAAAGACAAGCTTTGCTCGCTCGGTTTTCAGGAATTTGACGGCCCGCTTGTAGAAACTGAATTCTGGAACGGAGACGCTTTGTTTATGCCTCAGTTCCATGCAGCCCGCGACATTCACGATGTTTACAGACTGAAGTATCCGACGCACGCAAAGTCAATTGAAGAGCCTTATCTTTCAAATGTTGCGGCAGTCCACAGAAACGGCGGAAACACAGGAAGCCGAGGCTGGAACTACAACTTTGACAACGAATTTACCCGCCGCCTGATTATGAGAAGCCAGGGAACAGTTCTTTCTGCGCACCAGCTTCACAAGGCGGAAATTCCTGGAAAGTACTTTGGAATTGCAAGATGCTTCCGCTATGACAAAGTTGACGCAACTCATTTGAGCGACTTTTACCAGACAGAAGGAATTGTTCTTGGCGAAGAAGTAAATTTAAAGACGCTTCTTGGATTCCTTGAAATGTTCGCGGTGGAAATTGCAGGCGCAACAGATGTAAAATATGTGCCGGGCTACTTTCCATTTACAGAGCCTTCAATTGAAGTTCATATAAAGCATCCTAAGCTGGGCTGGTTTGAGCTTGGCGGTTCTGGAATTTTCAGACCGGAAGTTACAAAGGCAATGGGCGTTGATGTTCCTGTTCTTGCCTGGGGAATTGGAATTGACCGAATGGCTTTGATGGCTTTGGGACTTAACGATTTGCGTGAGCTTTTTTGTGAGGACATAGAAAAAGTAAGACTTAGAAAAGCAAAGTTCTAG
- a CDS encoding TatD family hydrolase, translating to MQFFDTHAHIGLIYDDPVRQISVIQQAKQAGVTRIISINNSILDFKKEYAFLKSQKGVYHAVGVGPSEVNNPGADWIKIIEESVSLPNVVAIGETGLDYFKQYGDKRRQIELFITQLELAQKHNLPVIIHNRDAGKDIFEILQDRLPEKGAIFHCYSEDAPYAKKCLDAGMNVYFSFAGNLTYRNARNLHETVLNIPLDRILLETESPFMIPAEFREKKRTMPAYLPSTARFLAEMLETDLEKLSAQLWTNSCKVFNLPEE from the coding sequence ATGCAGTTTTTTGATACTCACGCCCATATAGGGTTGATTTATGACGACCCTGTAAGACAGATTAGCGTTATTCAGCAGGCAAAACAAGCCGGCGTTACAAGAATTATAAGCATAAACAATAGCATTCTTGACTTTAAAAAAGAATATGCATTCCTAAAGTCACAGAAAGGCGTTTACCATGCAGTTGGAGTCGGTCCGTCGGAAGTAAACAATCCAGGCGCAGATTGGATTAAAATAATAGAAGAAAGTGTTTCACTTCCGAATGTTGTTGCAATTGGGGAAACCGGACTTGATTATTTTAAGCAGTACGGAGACAAACGCCGCCAGATTGAGCTTTTTATAACTCAGCTGGAACTTGCCCAAAAACACAATCTTCCAGTAATAATCCACAACCGCGATGCGGGAAAAGATATTTTTGAAATTCTTCAGGACAGATTGCCGGAAAAAGGCGCGATTTTCCATTGCTACAGCGAAGATGCTCCTTACGCAAAAAAATGCCTGGACGCAGGAATGAATGTATATTTTTCTTTTGCAGGAAACCTGACTTACAGAAACGCCCGCAATTTGCACGAAACAGTTCTTAACATTCCGCTAGACAGAATTCTTTTGGAAACTGAAAGCCCTTTTATGATTCCTGCCGAATTCCGCGAGAAAAAAAGAACAATGCCGGCATATTTGCCTTCAACTGCAAGATTTTTGGCGGAAATGCTTGAAACTGACTTGGAAAAACTTTCTGCCCAGCTTTGGACAAACAGCTGCAAAGTCTTTAACCTGCCGGAAGAATGA
- a CDS encoding rhomboid family intramembrane serine protease, with protein sequence MNIIRKPFRYSFFNATSIIIALNLIVFFLTMIFPRLQVYLGMSYFGILLHYYWQPLTYLFVHSGWSHILFNMLALFFFGISVERAVGSKEFLLFYFLCGILDGIISTVLYRLLGITVLLVGASGAVYALLFAYAVIFPRNVIYIWGIIPVAAPLLVFVYALIEITSQISGGSGIAHLAHLAGFAVAWIYFVARMGIHPLKVWKDAWR encoded by the coding sequence ATGAACATAATCCGCAAACCTTTCCGCTACAGTTTTTTTAATGCGACCTCTATAATAATTGCTTTAAATCTTATTGTCTTTTTTCTGACAATGATTTTTCCGCGGCTTCAAGTTTACCTTGGAATGTCGTATTTTGGAATTTTGCTTCATTATTATTGGCAACCGCTCACTTATCTTTTTGTGCATTCAGGCTGGAGCCACATCCTTTTTAATATGCTGGCTTTGTTTTTCTTTGGAATTTCCGTGGAGCGCGCGGTTGGCTCTAAGGAATTTCTGCTTTTTTATTTTTTGTGCGGAATTCTTGATGGGATTATTTCTACGGTCTTGTACCGTCTTCTTGGAATTACAGTTCTTCTTGTGGGCGCGAGCGGAGCTGTTTACGCGTTGCTTTTTGCCTATGCCGTTATTTTTCCGCGGAATGTAATTTATATTTGGGGAATAATTCCAGTGGCTGCTCCGCTGCTTGTTTTTGTCTATGCGCTGATTGAAATTACAAGCCAAATTTCCGGCGGTTCAGGAATTGCACATCTTGCGCATTTGGCAGGATTCGCTGTCGCTTGGATTTACTTTGTTGCAAGAATGGGAATTCATCCTTTAAAAGTATGGAAAGACGCATGGAGATAA
- the dusB gene encoding tRNA dihydrouridine synthase DusB, whose translation MSLYHPVDIGTLHLDGNLFLAPIAGYSDMAFRSLCVEYGASLCTTEMVSAEALVRGNKKTELLMRRAPNEKVYCVQIFGGNAQTMAEAAKIVLEKTDCDCIDINGGCPVPKITKTGAGSVLTKEPERLFSIVKAVKESSIKYTSLHPERGNVPVTIKIRSGWDSSNITWKECADAALKAGADAITIHARTKAQGYSGKADWEIQKRLVEFVAKRIPVFGSGDAFNPETAKLMLEQTGVDAVMFARGAMGDPFLFRRTKQFLTEGKYETETPKERLEAGLRELKMNVAEHGEKAACMLMRKKFCAYSSGIKGGARLREQIVNSRSIKDYEELFKQFL comes from the coding sequence ATGAGTCTTTATCATCCAGTAGACATAGGAACTCTTCATTTAGACGGAAATCTCTTTTTAGCTCCTATTGCAGGCTACAGCGACATGGCGTTCCGTTCGCTTTGTGTTGAATACGGAGCTTCTCTTTGTACTACGGAGATGGTTTCTGCGGAAGCTCTTGTGCGTGGAAATAAAAAAACTGAGCTTCTTATGCGCCGTGCCCCGAATGAAAAAGTTTACTGTGTTCAGATTTTCGGCGGAAATGCGCAGACAATGGCGGAAGCTGCAAAAATCGTCCTTGAAAAAACAGACTGCGACTGCATAGACATAAACGGTGGCTGTCCTGTTCCTAAAATAACAAAAACCGGAGCAGGCAGTGTGCTTACAAAAGAGCCGGAACGACTTTTTTCAATAGTAAAAGCAGTTAAAGAATCTTCTATAAAATACACTTCATTGCATCCAGAGCGCGGCAATGTTCCTGTAACAATAAAAATCCGCAGTGGCTGGGATTCTTCCAATATAACATGGAAAGAATGTGCAGATGCGGCTTTAAAAGCAGGGGCGGACGCAATAACGATTCACGCACGGACAAAAGCCCAAGGCTATTCTGGAAAAGCCGACTGGGAAATTCAAAAACGGCTGGTTGAATTTGTCGCGAAAAGAATTCCTGTTTTTGGAAGCGGAGACGCATTCAACCCGGAAACCGCAAAACTCATGCTTGAGCAAACCGGTGTAGATGCCGTGATGTTTGCAAGAGGCGCAATGGGAGATCCGTTTTTATTCAGAAGAACAAAACAATTTCTTACAGAAGGAAAATACGAAACAGAAACTCCAAAGGAGCGACTTGAAGCAGGTCTTCGCGAACTAAAAATGAATGTAGCAGAACACGGAGAGAAAGCCGCCTGTATGCTGATGAGAAAAAAATTCTGCGCGTACAGTTCAGGAATAAAAGGCGGCGCAAGGCTAAGAGAACAAATTGTGAATTCGCGTTCTATAAAAGACTACGAAGAACTTTTTAAGCAATTTTTGTGA
- a CDS encoding DUF5312 family protein translates to MGFFQIIAEFFKTIFSPTSPESLQRQAVRKIESELKNLAPELYKKGLVMPDFAEALRVLFINTTPIFDILSETYCSTDLDTSRHFEEQLVFTGFDSEAREILENLLSYENRKKSAMEAQSLIRHFESEHRQLEKVEKELNSPAFIKIEETLDKIKQLNDICKFSYITALKLFDPSYSTKDSYTPEFQPVPIELLENSLLDLYFVIAEMDITNSLYNAVLALFRLKKGGKISDRETQGLKENFKKIQYIVKHIFTKEILSCMIRISKKNYELVPERAVYNGKSRQKYAEYLETRFRTDEARLKGEIQDAAINNEIKQIFGGSPLAAVQGYSKDLDSQLRQSTPFSFAWITPLQLLKNFISIFYEEHVKPLLNDIVIEGFFNNPAYKSEFSSSVFTCNDSLERISAFESKFTRGNEFDETNITSLIRDSHKDATFESTLKNLIDRINRQAKELIQTETTNIFQLYKKINDILIESKKPSSEVITNLKVLMISSRNRDNSDCMENQNSQWKVFLEVMKNYVIIGNIEKK, encoded by the coding sequence ATGGGGTTTTTTCAAATAATTGCAGAGTTTTTCAAAACAATATTTTCTCCTACATCACCAGAAAGCCTCCAGAGACAGGCTGTTAGAAAAATTGAATCCGAACTGAAAAACCTTGCGCCGGAACTTTACAAAAAAGGTCTTGTAATGCCTGACTTTGCAGAAGCCTTGCGTGTGCTTTTTATAAACACCACCCCAATTTTTGACATTCTTTCAGAAACTTACTGCTCTACAGATTTAGATACAAGCCGGCATTTTGAAGAGCAGCTTGTTTTTACAGGATTTGACAGTGAAGCCCGGGAAATTCTAGAAAATCTTCTTTCGTATGAGAATAGAAAAAAAAGCGCAATGGAAGCCCAGTCGCTTATCCGGCATTTTGAGAGCGAGCACAGACAGCTTGAAAAAGTTGAAAAGGAACTGAATTCTCCTGCATTTATAAAAATTGAAGAAACTTTAGACAAAATAAAACAGCTGAATGACATTTGCAAATTCAGCTACATAACCGCACTTAAGCTTTTTGATCCTAGCTACAGCACAAAAGATTCCTACACACCGGAATTTCAGCCAGTGCCTATTGAATTGCTGGAAAATTCCTTGCTGGATTTGTATTTTGTCATTGCGGAAATGGACATTACAAATTCGCTTTACAATGCGGTTCTTGCCCTTTTCAGGCTTAAAAAAGGCGGAAAAATTTCAGACAGGGAGACTCAAGGTTTAAAAGAAAATTTCAAGAAAATTCAGTATATTGTAAAGCATATTTTTACCAAGGAAATTCTTTCCTGCATGATTAGAATTTCAAAGAAAAACTACGAGCTTGTTCCAGAACGCGCGGTTTACAACGGAAAATCACGGCAAAAATACGCTGAATATCTTGAAACAAGATTCCGCACAGACGAAGCACGCTTAAAAGGCGAAATTCAAGATGCGGCAATAAACAATGAAATAAAACAAATTTTTGGTGGCTCGCCGCTCGCTGCGGTTCAGGGTTACAGCAAGGACTTGGATTCTCAGCTTAGGCAAAGTACGCCGTTTTCTTTTGCCTGGATTACTCCGCTTCAGCTTTTAAAGAATTTTATTTCAATTTTCTATGAAGAGCACGTAAAGCCGCTTTTAAATGACATTGTAATAGAAGGTTTTTTTAATAATCCGGCATACAAGTCTGAATTCTCATCTTCCGTATTCACTTGCAACGATTCCCTTGAGCGGATAAGCGCGTTTGAGTCCAAATTTACGCGCGGAAACGAATTTGACGAAACAAACATCACTTCGCTCATAAGAGACAGCCACAAGGACGCGACATTTGAATCAACGCTGAAAAACCTCATCGACAGAATCAACAGGCAGGCAAAAGAACTGATTCAGACGGAAACAACAAACATTTTTCAGCTTTACAAAAAAATAAACGATATTCTTATCGAATCCAAAAAACCAAGTTCCGAAGTTATAACGAATTTAAAGGTTCTTATGATTTCTTCAAGAAACAGAGACAATTCCGACTGCATGGAAAACCAAAACAGCCAGTGGAAAGTTTTTCTTGAAGTAATGAAGAATTATGTTATAATCGGAAATATAGAGAAGAAATAA
- the pgsA gene encoding CDP-diacylglycerol--glycerol-3-phosphate 3-phosphatidyltransferase translates to MKNTFIAKTVKIFYNEFIMRISNKFTLSRIILAPIIFIIYNIPVWFGLENGSPAAIASICIAIPLLAFAELTDYFDGHYARKLNDVSDFGKMFDPFADVFLHLSMFTCFVFSGYMPVVCYVLILYREFSQNFLRMVAAKQGTAIAARKGGKIKTVFYVASCFAALIQEALVRTELASIWNLDMKLLLHIGQAFFVVCVILAYVSFIDYLKNFGSILKKAM, encoded by the coding sequence ATGAAAAATACATTTATTGCTAAAACAGTAAAAATCTTCTATAATGAATTTATTATGAGAATTTCAAATAAATTCACACTTTCCAGAATTATTTTAGCGCCGATAATTTTTATAATATACAACATTCCAGTCTGGTTTGGACTTGAAAACGGAAGTCCTGCCGCCATCGCTTCAATTTGCATTGCTATTCCGCTTCTTGCTTTTGCGGAACTCACAGATTATTTTGACGGACATTATGCGCGCAAGCTGAACGATGTGAGCGACTTTGGAAAAATGTTCGATCCTTTTGCCGATGTTTTTCTTCATCTTTCAATGTTTACTTGCTTTGTTTTTTCTGGATATATGCCGGTCGTCTGCTATGTTCTGATTCTTTACCGTGAATTCAGCCAGAACTTTTTAAGAATGGTCGCGGCGAAACAAGGAACTGCAATTGCGGCAAGAAAAGGCGGAAAAATAAAAACTGTATTTTATGTGGCTTCGTGCTTTGCAGCTCTCATACAAGAAGCGTTGGTTCGCACAGAACTTGCTTCAATTTGGAACTTAGACATGAAACTTTTGCTTCACATAGGCCAGGCATTTTTTGTTGTGTGCGTAATTTTGGCTTATGTTTCGTTTATAGATTACTTAAAAAATTTTGGAAGCATACTAAAAAAGGCAATGTAA
- a CDS encoding methyl-accepting chemotaxis protein: MSKAKSIVFNFFVLFFASFFSIAFVVAGSRILFNKDAKKILNQSARIKELEFSSNLDGELLLATKMAKSPLISHYMENPQDASLSKAAMEEILSYQDAFKGKNTFSIADTDLLYYSNGKYLYTLDKSDPANSWFTSCLAISEDYTFIVSYDTVLKKTMLWVNAVVRDETKKGIGLIGTGVDLSDFVNMMYNNLEKNRKMFFYNKNKEITGAENTQLLEDKAKIESQLPEMGKIDNFPVEKTFLCGKKGCYEIVPIPSVDWMMVIFLPYTMTVALSYAVAPLGAVLILLLLIAAAITLKRLVKPLLVLNDAVKNISAGNADLTKRLNSNSDAATIGLIKKIEKGFNAFIEKLQQIIITVKKSKEELFESLENLRRSIHKIVNSIEEINQHIDGMESSVSEQSGFSNQTSDAVNQISEKISSLNKMILTQNQSIEEASSSVVQMIGNINSVNNSVAKLSDSFSALEASTTQGVKKQKEVNERISEIENQSKMLQDANLIISSIASQTNLLAMNAAIEAAHAGEAGKGFSVVADEIRKLSETSSEQSKTIGQQLTAIQESISNIVVTSGDSEKVLHSVADSIHNTDGLVQSIMQAMKEQECGSKQISDSLALLQSSSQEVRDASMQTEQKNESILEETKKLQNSSKTIKNRINEMAECARSITQEAETLGGLSDGVDRSLEKIGSEIDLFKV, from the coding sequence TTGTCTAAAGCAAAGTCTATAGTTTTTAATTTTTTTGTTTTATTTTTTGCATCATTTTTTTCTATTGCTTTTGTTGTTGCTGGCAGTAGAATTTTATTCAATAAAGATGCTAAAAAAATTTTAAATCAGTCGGCAAGAATAAAAGAACTTGAATTTTCTTCTAATCTTGATGGAGAGCTTTTGCTTGCAACAAAAATGGCAAAATCTCCTTTGATTTCCCATTACATGGAAAATCCTCAAGACGCATCTCTTTCAAAAGCCGCAATGGAAGAAATTCTTTCGTATCAGGATGCATTTAAAGGGAAAAATACATTTTCAATTGCAGATACAGACTTGCTTTATTATTCAAACGGAAAATATCTTTACACGCTTGACAAGTCAGATCCTGCAAATTCATGGTTTACATCTTGCCTTGCAATTTCGGAAGACTACACTTTTATTGTGAGTTACGACACTGTTCTGAAAAAGACAATGCTGTGGGTTAATGCGGTTGTTCGTGATGAAACAAAAAAAGGAATTGGCTTGATAGGAACTGGTGTTGACCTTTCAGATTTTGTAAACATGATGTACAATAATCTTGAAAAAAATCGTAAGATGTTTTTCTATAATAAAAACAAGGAAATTACCGGTGCAGAAAACACACAGCTTCTAGAAGACAAGGCAAAGATTGAGTCACAGCTTCCAGAAATGGGAAAGATTGATAATTTCCCCGTTGAAAAAACTTTCCTCTGTGGAAAAAAAGGTTGTTATGAAATCGTCCCGATTCCATCTGTTGACTGGATGATGGTAATTTTTCTTCCATACACTATGACAGTCGCATTGTCTTATGCCGTTGCGCCTCTTGGAGCAGTTTTAATTCTTTTGCTCTTGATTGCTGCCGCTATTACACTGAAACGTCTTGTAAAGCCGCTTTTAGTTTTAAATGACGCTGTAAAAAACATTTCAGCAGGGAACGCGGATCTTACAAAAAGACTGAATTCGAATTCTGATGCTGCGACAATCGGGCTTATAAAAAAGATTGAAAAAGGATTCAATGCATTTATAGAAAAACTTCAGCAGATAATTATAACTGTAAAAAAATCCAAGGAAGAGCTTTTTGAATCTCTAGAAAATCTCCGCAGGTCAATTCATAAAATTGTAAATTCCATTGAGGAAATAAATCAGCATATTGACGGCATGGAATCTTCTGTTAGCGAGCAGTCGGGATTTTCTAATCAGACATCGGATGCTGTAAATCAAATTTCAGAAAAAATAAGTTCGCTAAATAAAATGATTTTGACACAAAACCAAAGTATTGAAGAAGCCAGTTCTTCCGTAGTACAGATGATTGGAAACATAAATTCTGTAAATAATTCTGTTGCAAAGCTTTCTGATTCTTTTTCGGCTTTGGAAGCAAGCACAACTCAAGGTGTTAAAAAGCAAAAAGAAGTGAATGAAAGAATTTCCGAAATAGAAAACCAGTCTAAAATGCTTCAGGACGCAAACTTAATAATTTCATCTATAGCGAGCCAGACAAATCTTCTTGCCATGAATGCGGCGATTGAAGCTGCCCACGCAGGAGAAGCAGGAAAAGGATTTTCTGTAGTTGCGGATGAAATCAGAAAACTTTCAGAAACCTCATCCGAGCAATCAAAGACAATTGGTCAGCAACTTACTGCTATTCAGGAATCAATTTCAAATATTGTTGTTACTTCTGGAGACTCCGAGAAAGTTCTACATTCCGTAGCAGACAGCATTCATAATACAGACGGACTTGTTCAGTCGATAATGCAGGCGATGAAAGAACAGGAGTGCGGCTCTAAGCAGATAAGCGACTCCTTGGCACTTTTGCAGAGCAGCTCACAGGAAGTAAGGGATGCGTCAATGCAAACTGAGCAAAAAAACGAGTCGATTCTTGAAGAAACAAAGAAACTTCAAAACAGCTCTAAAACTATAAAAAATCGCATAAATGAAATGGCAGAATGTGCCCGTTCAATAACACAGGAAGCAGAAACACTTGGAGGTCTTTCCGATGGAGTTGACCGGTCGCTTGAAAAAATTGGAAGTGAAATCGACTTATTCAAGGTTTAG
- the radA gene encoding DNA repair protein RadA: MAKKSVVYKCSKCGYTQPAWLGRCPECGEWNSLEECILDSNAPKSSLKSDGTVLKAKPVPMQKVSQQSNSRISTGNEEFDRVLGGGATKRSAILVGGEPGIGKSTLLLQAAASLLPNGKILYVSGEESAGQIKSRANRLNLEAGSLEILCTMRLEDILDALDSLNPLVIIVDSIQTVYSVEAGLVPGTITQLKYCSNELIGWVKERDSVLFMTAHVTKDGNIAGPKSLEHMVDTVLSFERTSDEVRFLRAQKNRFGSVDELGLFEMDEKGLKCVSDPSSLFITRRKKETPAGIACASVFEGSRVFIVEIQALTVPAKAAVNRVYSEKIDSARVSRVAAVLEKRLGIKFSDQDIYINVAGGIRLSESAIDGALAAALYSARTDISLPEKTAIVGEISLAGEIRPVTKQKQRIKAARDLGFQKFIVPESEAGATQVETIKDLIKCLFVERS; encoded by the coding sequence ATGGCGAAGAAATCTGTTGTTTACAAATGCTCAAAATGTGGCTACACACAACCTGCCTGGCTTGGAAGATGTCCTGAATGCGGCGAATGGAATTCACTTGAAGAATGCATTTTAGATTCAAATGCTCCAAAGTCATCTTTGAAATCCGACGGAACAGTTTTAAAAGCAAAGCCAGTTCCAATGCAAAAAGTTTCGCAGCAAAGCAATTCGCGGATTTCAACCGGCAACGAGGAATTTGACCGTGTGCTTGGCGGTGGAGCTACAAAACGCAGTGCAATTCTTGTCGGCGGTGAACCCGGAATCGGAAAGTCAACACTTCTTTTACAGGCGGCGGCAAGTCTTCTTCCCAATGGAAAAATTCTTTATGTCAGCGGAGAAGAATCTGCAGGACAAATAAAAAGCCGGGCAAACCGCCTGAACCTTGAAGCTGGCTCTTTGGAAATTTTATGCACGATGCGTCTTGAAGACATTCTTGATGCGCTTGACTCACTGAATCCTTTGGTCATCATTGTGGATTCGATTCAGACTGTTTATTCCGTGGAAGCAGGACTTGTGCCGGGAACTATAACGCAATTGAAATATTGTAGCAACGAACTGATTGGCTGGGTAAAAGAAAGAGACAGCGTTTTGTTTATGACTGCCCATGTTACAAAGGACGGAAACATTGCCGGACCAAAAAGCCTTGAGCACATGGTTGACACAGTTTTGTCTTTTGAGCGGACAAGTGATGAAGTTAGGTTTCTACGCGCGCAAAAAAACAGGTTCGGTTCTGTTGATGAACTTGGGCTTTTTGAAATGGATGAAAAAGGTCTTAAGTGCGTTTCAGATCCAAGTTCGCTTTTTATAACTCGAAGAAAAAAAGAAACTCCAGCTGGAATTGCTTGCGCCAGTGTTTTTGAAGGAAGCCGTGTTTTTATCGTTGAAATTCAGGCGTTGACTGTTCCTGCAAAAGCGGCTGTGAACCGTGTTTATTCAGAAAAAATCGACTCTGCAAGGGTGAGCAGAGTTGCCGCAGTTCTTGAGAAAAGGCTTGGAATAAAATTCAGCGATCAGGATATTTATATAAATGTTGCCGGCGGAATAAGACTTTCAGAAAGTGCGATTGACGGAGCTTTGGCAGCGGCTCTTTATTCAGCAAGAACAGACATTTCTCTTCCAGAAAAAACTGCGATTGTAGGCGAAATAAGCCTCGCTGGTGAAATTCGTCCTGTTACGAAGCAAAAGCAAAGAATAAAAGCCGCAAGGGATCTTGGTTTCCAGAAATTTATTGTCCCTGAATCCGAAGCCGGAGCAACTCAAGTAGAAACTATAAAAGACCTTATAAAATGTCTTTTTGTGGAAAGAAGCTAA
- the dgcA gene encoding diguanylate cyclase DgcA, whose translation MAKKNAISAKTQTPAAKEKQVIAEFEKHIYDLQQMLEISKSFCSTIEFSPLIESILYVAMAQMRVTGAGLFISEEFGSEYFKLSENYSGIAIDPTIEYKIGIDSPLIEFLSSSSSVFDLHELSEKFPESQEIKVIESLNPSLIVPLMLKNHLNGILVMGERIFVKNLSADYTTYEKNEIQTIASLASVAVHNASLIDQSTTDMMTKLRLKFYFYNILEDKLDSAFFQEQTLSVIMFDIDFFKKFNDTYGHACGDYVLKKVAEIISDSIREEDLASRYGGEEFTVLLCNAGKDEAMLVAERIRKRIEQTTVFYEGHNMQITISGGISVFNVETNPVRSAKILVDQADKALYVSKRTGRNRVTVFDPSSQNENSAKETESILEKTNS comes from the coding sequence ATGGCTAAAAAGAATGCGATTTCTGCAAAGACGCAAACTCCAGCGGCAAAAGAAAAACAAGTCATTGCCGAGTTTGAAAAGCATATTTACGATTTACAGCAGATGCTTGAAATTTCAAAGTCATTTTGTTCAACAATTGAATTTTCTCCGCTCATTGAATCTATTCTTTATGTGGCGATGGCCCAGATGCGCGTTACAGGAGCTGGGCTTTTTATTTCAGAAGAATTCGGCAGCGAATATTTTAAGCTTTCAGAAAACTATTCGGGAATTGCAATAGATCCGACAATCGAATACAAAATCGGCATAGATTCTCCGCTTATTGAATTTTTGTCAAGTTCTTCATCAGTTTTTGATTTGCATGAGCTTTCTGAAAAATTCCCGGAATCTCAAGAAATAAAAGTAATTGAATCACTGAATCCGTCGCTGATAGTTCCGCTTATGCTGAAAAATCACTTGAACGGAATTCTTGTTATGGGCGAGCGGATTTTTGTGAAAAATCTCTCTGCTGACTACACAACTTACGAAAAAAACGAAATTCAGACAATCGCTTCTCTTGCTTCGGTTGCAGTTCACAACGCATCTTTGATTGACCAGTCTACAACCGACATGATGACAAAGCTTCGCCTTAAATTTTACTTCTATAATATTCTTGAAGACAAGCTTGATTCCGCATTTTTCCAAGAACAGACGTTAAGCGTTATAATGTTCGACATTGATTTCTTTAAGAAGTTCAACGACACTTACGGACATGCCTGTGGAGATTATGTTCTAAAAAAAGTTGCGGAAATTATAAGCGACAGTATCAGGGAAGAAGATCTTGCCTCAAGATACGGCGGAGAAGAATTTACAGTTCTTTTGTGCAATGCAGGAAAAGACGAGGCAATGCTAGTTGCGGAACGCATAAGAAAACGGATTGAGCAGACTACGGTTTTCTATGAAGGCCACAATATGCAGATTACAATTTCCGGCGGAATTTCTGTTTTCAATGTAGAAACAAATCCTGTGCGCTCTGCAAAAATTCTAGTAGATCAAGCTGACAAAGCTCTCTACGTTTCTAAAAGAACTGGAAGAAACAGAGTTACTGTTTTTGATCCTTCTTCGCAAAATGAAAATTCCGCAAAAGAAACAGAATCTATCCTAGAAAAAACAAATTCATGA